The sequence GAAATCAACAAAAGCCAGGTTGCTAAGGAAGAAATACATTGGCGTGTTGAGTCTTGCATCTGTCTTAATGACTAGGACCAAACCCAGGTTGCCTACTACTGTGAAGAGGTAGATGGATAAGAAAACCACAAAGAGAGGCATCTTTAAGTCCTGACGATTTGTGAGGCCCATGAGAATAAACTCCTTTACCTGGGTACAATTGATGTGGGCCATGGACCTTCAGTGTGTCTGGATGGAGAGAGGAGAGTTAAATCCATATTAATTAAATTAGCCTTAAAActctaaaatgtgtttttattactTAACATCCTGAAAATCGGTTTTATTGATAATATGAAAGtgttaatattaaaatgtttagtgGTATACTTGGAATCTGGGATGGAACGAAgagtaaaagtaaatattttggaggaaattcttatttctttcacccaaatcaattgtattttaaaaataagagtggTATGGTAGTAAGCAGTACATATTGACTCTCTGTTCGAAGCTGTTGTGTATTATATTATttacaattaaatattaatttttcaaaactcaAAAATATTATTGGTATTGGAAAAAGTTAACATGAATAACACAAAGGAAAATGAATGTTCTGTAGTAACATCACTCTTCAAACCCGTTAGTAAATTTATAATGTCATGtgccatatttctttttctttcactttatccatacaaaaattaaaaataattttgaggaaACTAATAAATTGCTTTGTTTCACAGTGGACATGACTTGGCATATTGGACAGATAAAGTTACTAATATTTCCTGTCTTTTCAGTGACTAATGGCTTTTATATACTACAACTTTTGCTCAGGTAATGTCAAAAAGTTTTCATCCAATCTActgaataagagaaaatatttataaatcatattaTAATAAGGGGgtggtatccaaaatatataaagaattcacacaactcaatagcaagaaaccccacacaaaacacaaaaaaactcctCACAAAACATAAATAATTCGATTAACAGGTGGGCAGAAGATCTAAATACTAAACATTTTCccagacatacaaatggccaataggcaCATGAATAGATGCTTAACCTCATTattcaccagggaaatgcaaataaaaaccacaatgatcTATCAACTCATGCttgttacaaaaaaaaacaacacaaaaaaacaccaacacaTGCTAGTAAGACATAACAAAgattggcaagaatgtggaaaaaagggaacccatGTACACTTTTGATGAGGATGTAAATTTGTACAGACACTGTGGAAATCAATATGGGGgtttgtcaaaaataaaaaattgaactaCCATAGGATCtgacaattccacttctgggtatttatctgaagaaaatgaatacACTAAAGATTACTACAGCTAATAACCATCATGATATGGGTAAGACAATTAAAGTTTTAAAACCCTAGTCTGTGGCCccacaaatatataaaatccaTTTTGAAACAAATAAGCAACTTTTGATAGAAAATTTGGTTTCCAAGTCCCAAGATACCAGCTAAGTCTTCATGGTTTTGTACCTGTAAGACCTTCAGTATGTCATCTCATcttatttttatgcatatataGGCAaacatatttgaaagcatattttaTAAGACCTTTTACCATCTAACCcaaatatttataatgttttaaaaattagaaaatattgaatataatatattatattcaAACTATACTCACATCGCTTCTGTCACAACCAACACACAGTAATCTAATCAGAACATTTGTTTTGTGGTCTTTAATTACTACATGCCCTTACATGCTTCTCTACTCTATATATGCTTTTTTCTATGCTCATCTCTACCAGGTTTATGAGATAAAGAGTTGAAGGGAGAACTTCTAATTATCTTTCAAGGCCTACCAAAATCCTACCTCTTCTACTAAGACTCCTTGATTTCTAATGTCCATGATCTGATACCCAAGTTTCCCTCTTTGTGATGGAGAAACGTTTTACACATAgttcatttatatgacatttaaCATTTATGGCAGTCATCTACTTCCACATTTTTCTCTTGATAAATTGTGGACTTCATCCGTAAAATTCATGATTTTTCATACATTTTCTACTCTAGTCTTTTCTAGATGCTTGGTGTGGAGAATTAGAGATTAATATTTGTTCCCGGCCAGCATGcttccgtggttgagcattgacctatgaaccagcaggtcacagttcgattcccggtcagggcacatgcccgggttgagggcttgatccccagtatggggtatgcaggaggcagccagtcaattatttttttctcatcatttacGTTTCTATCactctcaataaaaaatatgttaaaaagattAATTTTTGTAATAATATTTCAATATTCATTCCCCTTGTTCATAAATAATGTCCTTAGGGCATTATGAGACATATTGATGACTTGATTTCAAAACTTTCACTTCTCATCATAGGTACAATTATTAGCTTTTGCAAAAATGAGAAGAGTTTAACAGAGATTACAGTCTAGCCAGTTAAGTGCCTGACTTATTCAAATGGTATAATAGATTCTATTTTGGAGACCTCAaatcttattttcatttcaaactaATAAGAactatattatatgtaatatcagaaatatatacagaaataaaattagaGAGAACACTCTACCCTATTTTCAGGAAATGCCACCTACATTTTTATAAGAACATTCTATTTTCTtctacttaatttaaaaatgactatcttgatcccaattttaaaatgtagctgTTGAATCTACCTGATTAGAGGGCATTCCTATTTCTTCTGCAAGTGGGTTTGGGCAGCAACAAACTGCTGGGTTTTGTCAGTGACTCTAACCCAAGGGATCTTACGTAAGAGTATGATGCAagtaagaccatcagaaaaattACAGTCCAAACTCCATAGGGATCCCAAGGCAGGCTGGAGATCAATTAACATTACCTCTGGTTCTGAGGAAACACCCCTCTATGACTCTCCCTTTAGTCTGACATTATTGCCCTAATACTTGTCTAGATGACAATGGTTTAGGGCAGACTTTCTCAACATTGGCACTATTACCATTCGGGGATGTATAATTTTTGTGTGAGAGACTCCTTTGTGCTTTGTAGATTATTCAGCTCATCCCCAGCCTCaacactctagaccagtgatggcgaacctataacacgcgtgtcagaggtgacaggcgaactcatttttttggttgacttttctttgttaaatggcatttaaatatataaaataagtatcaaaaatataagtctttgttttactatggttgcaaatatcaaaaaatttctatatgtgacacggcaccagagttaagttagggtttttcaaaatgctgacacgccgagctcaaaaggttcgcgatcactgctctagacaacaATAGAATTCCTTTACACCCCCTTGTCATGatgaaaatcaataatatttgCAGACATTGAAAAATCTCCCCAGGGGAAAGAAAATCATGCCTGATTGACACCACTAGTTTGCAGTGGTCTCTTGGCACTTAATTTGAAAGATATTATTAAAGCACTCATAAGTATGTTAAAACGCTCTTATAATCCTAAATTAGGTATTCAGAGTGACttcacttttgtttatttttggccAATAACTAGTTATGTAACTAGCAAATGAAATAATGGAATTtcaaaaattcacattttttcatttcagaaataACACAATGTAAATTCTTATGGTAGTTGCTAcacataaattataattttaagccTAACTTGCATACAAAGAATTGAGAGAATGATTTCATTTTACAGTGAACAAATCTTTATTCAGAACCAAGTAAGATCAAGACACTCAACTACCTTTATTACTATAGGGGGGAAAAGCTCATTAAGGACAGGTCACTTTTGTACagtcaaatcattttttaaatttcaggaacCCAGAAGCCTGGTTTCTATTGATAGTGACTTTCTTCAGGGCGTCTTTCACATCCTTATTCCTGAGACTGTAGATCAAGGGGTTCAGCATAGGAATGATCACTGTGTAGAAGACAGAGGCCGTCTTATCTGTGTCGAGGGAATGGTTAGAGCTTGGCTGCAAGTACATAAAGATCAGGGTCCCATAGAATATGGTGACTGCCAGCATGTGGGAGCCACATGTGGAGAAAGCCTTGCGTCTTCCCTCAGCTGAGTGCATCCTCAGGATTGTAGAAATAATGTATACGTAGGAGACAAAGACAACCAGAAGGGAAGATATGAACATGATACCAGCACAGGCAAAGATCCACAGCTGTTTGGCGTGTGTGTCTGAGCAAGTTAGCCTGAGGAGAGGCATGTCATCACAATAGAAATGGTTGATGACATTGGAGTGGCAATAGGAGAGGCGAAAGGTGAGGATGGTATGAGACAGTGCCATCAGGAAGCTATAGCTGTAAGGGACAACCACAAGCTGAATGCAGATTCCTGGGGACATCACAACCATGTAGAGGAGAGGGTTACAAATGGCCACATATCGGTCATAGGCCATGGAAGCGAGTAGCAAACACTCAGATACCATGAAAGTGAGGAAACAGCCTAACTGAGCAGCACAGGCATTGAAGGAGATAACATTTTGTTTGTATAAGAAATTCCCAAGCATTTTGGGGGTAATGA is a genomic window of Myotis daubentonii chromosome 9, mMyoDau2.1, whole genome shotgun sequence containing:
- the LOC132241168 gene encoding olfactory receptor 8U1-like, with translation MAHINCTQVQEFIFMGLANQKEWKMPLFVIFLTIYLFTVVGNLGLILVIKTDARLNTPIYFFLSNLAFVDFCYASVITPKMLGNFLYKQNVISFNACAAQLGCFLTFMVSECLLLASMAYDRYVAICNPLLYMVVMSPGICIQLVVVPYSYSFLMALSHTILTFRLSYCHSNVINHFYCDDMPLLRLTCSDTHAKQLWIFACAGIMFISSLLVVFVSYVYIISTILRMHSAEGRRKAFSTCGSHMLAVTIFYGTLIFMYLQPSSNHSLDTDKTASVFYTVIIPMLNPLIYSLRNKDVKDALKKVTINRNQASGFLKFKK